In one window of Mus pahari chromosome 3, PAHARI_EIJ_v1.1, whole genome shotgun sequence DNA:
- the Ndufa8 gene encoding NADH dehydrogenase [ubiquinone] 1 alpha subcomplex subunit 8 → MPGIVELPTLEELKVEEVKVSSAVLKAAAHHYGAQCDKTNKEFMLCRWEEKDPRRCLKEGKLVNGCALNFFRQIKSHCAEPFTEYWTCLDYSNMQLFRHCRQQQAKFDQCVLDKLGWVRPDLGELSKVTKVKTDRPLPENPYHSRARPEPSPVIEGDLKPAKHGTRFFFWTM, encoded by the exons ATGCCGGGGATAGTGGAGCTGCCAACTCTGGAAGAGCTGAAAGTGGAGGAG GTGAAAGTCAGCTCAGCCGTGCTTAAAGCTGCCGCCCATCACTATGGGGCTCAGTGCGATAAAACCAATAAGGAGTTTATGCTGTGCCGCTGGGAAGAGAAGGACCCAAGGCGCTGCCTGAAGGAGGGCAAGCTGGTCAATGGCTGTGCGCTGAACTTCTTCAG GCAGATAAAGAGTCACTGTGCGGAGCCTTTCACAGAGTACTGGACTTGCCTTGATTACTCCAACATGCAGCTGTTCCGTCACTGCCGCCAGCAGCAGGCAAAGTTTGACCAGTGTGTGCTGGACAAACTGGGCTGGGTGAGGCCGGACCTCGGGGAGTTGTCTAAG GTCACCAAAGTGAAAACAGATCGCCCTTTGCCAGAGAATCCTTATCACTCAAGAGCAAGGCCAGAGCCCAGCCCTGTGATTGAAGGGGATCTGAAACCTGCCAAGCATGGCACCCGCTTTTTTTTCTGGACCATGTAA